The following DNA comes from Bacteroidales bacterium.
TCCAGGTTCGAAATGTTATCCGTAGCCTCTTCTATAAACTTTTCTGTGAATTTTTCCATTATCTCATAACTTTTTTGAGTGCAGCCAATAATTTAGCTGGAACAAATGGTTTAACAATCCATCCCGTTGCCCCTGCCTCCTTGGCTTCCTGTTTCTTGGATGCCTGAGATTCAGTGGTCAGGAACAATATCGGGATGCGTTGATATTGTTCCTTTTTACGTACTTCCTTAATGAATTCAATCCCATCCATTTCGGGCATATGAAGATCAGTAATCACCAGGTCAATCGGATCTCCGTTGAAATGCTTCAGAGCATCCGTACCGTCATTACCGAGCTTAACATTATACCCCTCATTCTCGAGCGTAAAGGAAACTACTTCCCTTATGCTCTCAGAATCATCAACTACCAGGATATTTTTACCCATAATTTTATAGATATTTTAAGTTTGCAAAATAGGATCAAATCCGGTATTTTCAACCAAATCCCTGGTTTCATCCGTTAATTCGGCTGAAACAGATATGGTTTTTCCGTATGCTTCGGCCGTTTTCCTCAGGGATTCTATAAGCTGAATGAAGCTGAGATCAATGTTTTCAACCTCTTTAATATGCACATCCAGCTCATTGTACTTTTCAATGGCCTCCAGAAAATTGTCTTTGATCTCTAAAATGGTGTAGATCGTCAGTTCCTTTCTGATGGTCATTTCAGCCTTTTCCGCTCCTTCTTCTTCGTAAGGAGTAATGGTAACATGTTTACTTGTTTTCATTGGTACAAATATTTATTTATTAATTAATAGTTAATTAGTGTTTGTCCATAAAGTCAAAGAAATTTGAAAGAGTCTCGTCTAGAATGTTCGCTGGCAAGGCTTGCGAGTTTTGAATGCCAGTGTAGAGACGTACGGCCGTACGTCTCTACCAGATGTAATCGACTGACATGAAAAACGAGCGTAACGCAGCCAGCGGATATTATAGACAGACTCTAATTAAAACAGCTCCAGATCCCCGCCTTCATCGTCAGATTCTCCCCCTCCATTCTCCATATCTACATTTCCACCATCGGTGACCTGTTCATGTATATCAAATTCTGTATTCATGGTATAATATTGCTTAAGCCGCTCCAGGTTCTCCTTCCTGCTTGCCACATCCTCTTCAGAATTGCTCTTCAGATTGAAGTTAAGCGCATTCAGCTCATCGACAATCGCTTCAATCTCCTTTTCAAAATATTCATAATACTGTATCTGGTTCACCGAGTGCTGAACGTCTTTGAATACCTTATCGCTCAATTCATTATTTTCTTTCAGCTTACCGACGATCTTCGACTCCATTTCACTAAGGTTGTTCATATAATGGCTGATCTTCTCCGGAAAATCCTCACATTCGGTTTCGCCGGCATGCGACATGGAACCGATCACCTCCCGGTTGAGATGTTCCCTGTGCTTTTTATATTCTTCAAAGAGACCCGCCATAATTTTACCATTGCCTTTCAGGTCTTCGAATACCTGAATCATCTGCCTGATGATATTCGCATTGCCTTCATCTTCTTCATGCTGCCAGGAAGGATCTTTCAGCTTACCCTCCAAATCATCCATCAAAGGTTGGATACGGGAGTACCGTTGAAGAATCCGGTTAAGCAATTCAACGATCTCATCCACATTTTTTCTGAAATTGACATTAAACCGGCAAAAATGCTGGATTTGTTGTTCAGCTTTATTTAGATTGTTTTTCAGCGAATTGAAAAATACCTTCTGTTTATCGGAGTCAAAGGAGGTATAATCAGCGCACTGTTTGGAGACCAGTGTCATGTTTTCTCCGATTTCCAGGAATTTATCCGAAATTCTTTCTATAGCCGTCTGTTACTCTTTGTTGGTATGCATCAGTTGGGCAGCCTTTAGACCCGCTATATCCCGCAGGCGTATGAAATATTTCGCTTTTTCATTGAGGGTGGTTTTATCTTCAGATTCGAAATGCTCCAGCTCACCTGCCAATTCTTTATGGGTTCTCTGGATATGCTCCATCTTCTGTTTAATAATATCCTGATATTGCAGGCTGGTAATTATTTTGTTAATGCTTTCGGAGGTTGCATCCGTTTTCTCTTTGATTTCAGGAAGTTTTTGCTTTGCAGATTGATAATGTTGCGAATACACTTCAATCTCCTCTTTCAATAAATCCAGTATTTTATTGATATCCACTTTTTCTGCATTGAATTGATCGCTTAAAAGAAACTTGTCTTTAAGAAGCTGTTTCAGTCTGGCAAAAAGTTTTTCAATTTGAGTAACCTCTTCCCTGAGTGCTTCACAAGTCTCCTGTACATAGGGAGAACTGTATTCCTCAGAAAAGGTCGCTCCCAGTTCCAGATTTGACTCCAGGAATTTAAGGCTTGTAAGATTCTGCTTGAAATTCTTTATCGGGAAAAAGCTTTGACGCAGTTTGGAAAGCAAAGGATTGATCAACTCGCTTACCAGCTCAAAATGAGAGTTAAACAGCTCACTTTGTGACTTTAAACGCTTGTAAAACTTATCGATGTCCTTGATCAATTCATTATTCTCATGGCCTGTGATATAATCAAAAAGATAAGAAGCGTTTTCAGAAATCTGATTGGCCTGTTTGTGGAATTTTTTAAAATCTCTGTTTAATCTTAAAAAATCCTCGGATGAAACCTGATGCAGGGAAACGATTTTTTTATCAATCTCAGAAAAGAGATCTGATATCTCTTGAATGGAGTAAGTTTCCAGCAGGGAATGTAAATTGATATTTTCTTGTTGGTTATCGGACATGATTTATTAGTTAATGATTTTATTTACTGTGTTTAATAGAGAAGGAATGTTAACGGGTTTGTCAATGATCTCCAAGGCCCCCAATTCCTTAGCCTTCCTGTAATATTCCTCATTGGAGTAAGCTGTAACCACCACAACAGGAGTGGTTAATTTATCCGATCCGTTGCTCAGCCGCTTCAGAAAATCAAATCCATCCAGATCAGGCATTAACAGATCGAGCAATATCAGATCAGGCTGGCTATACCTGATATATTCCACTGCCTTTATAGGATCATCCATCAAAACCACATGATAACCCGCATCTTCCAATACCGCCTGCAATAAAATCAGATTGGTTTCAGAATCATCCACCACCATTATTTCTTTCCTTCTCAAACTCATTATCTTTGTACTATGAAATTCTTTTTATATATTGCATACTTTATAACTTCAAACAAATGTACGGATCATTGGAGGCTAAAGTGACAGATATTCAAATGATTTGAATTAGTATATAAGGTGATTTATATCCTACATACAAGGTGACATAAATCACCTATTTGATGTAAACAACTCATTTTTAATCCCATTAAATAAAAAGGACGGTTTAATGAAAGACCAAAACCACATTGACCATACAACACGGGAAAGCAATAACATCGTGATCCCTTTTGAGGAGATGCTCGATGCAAAGGAAATTGAGCAAATAAAAAGCCAAAGCAACGTAGTGAATTACCATAAGAATGATGTAATTTTCAAACAGGATACACGCACTTCCCATGTAATGTACATCTTATCGGGTCTCATTAAAATTTACAGAGAAAGCAGGAACAACAAGACCAAAATCATAAAACTCGGAATCCCGGGAGAATTTCTGGGTCTGAATTCGGTTTTCGGAGAGGAAACTTTCAGTTACTCTGCCGCAGCAGTGGAAAACACCACGGTCTATATCATCGACAGAGAGGTATTCGAATCACTGGTGCGTAACAACGGAGCATATTCCCACGAAATTTTGAAAACAATTACCTCCGAAAACCTGAAAATATTCAAAAGGCTGGTCAGCCAGTCACAAAAGCAGCTCCCCGGAAGAATAGCAGACATTATCGTATATTTTGCCGAAAAAATCTACGATTCCAATCAGTTCTCTTTCCCTTTAACACGTATGGAACTGGCTGAGCTGGCAGGAACTACAAAAGAAAGCCTGATCCGCACACTTACCGAATTCAAACACGATAAGATTATTGAACTGGAAGGCAAACATGTCAACATTAAAAGTTACGACATTATTAAAACATTAAGCAGACTCGGATAAGCAAATTATATGACTAAAAAGAATTTCAATCTACTTATTGTTGACGACATCATCATGAACCGGATGCTCCTTAAAGAGATCACCCTGGAATTTGCCTCTAATGTAATGGAAGCGGAAAACGGAGAAAGGGCCATACAGATAATCAGAGACCAAAAGGTGGATCTGATCTTCATGGATATTGAAATGCCGGTAATGAACGGGCTGGAAACCACCCGATATATCCGTAATGAGATGGAACATCCCTCCTGCGAAATCCCCATTGTGGCATTAACTGCCTATAATCCAGCCGATTTCTTCGCCGACTATAAAAAAGAAGGTTTCAATGAACTGCTCACCAAACCCTATTCTATACAAAAAGT
Coding sequences within:
- a CDS encoding Crp/Fnr family transcriptional regulator, which translates into the protein MKDQNHIDHTTRESNNIVIPFEEMLDAKEIEQIKSQSNVVNYHKNDVIFKQDTRTSHVMYILSGLIKIYRESRNNKTKIIKLGIPGEFLGLNSVFGEETFSYSAAAVENTTVYIIDREVFESLVRNNGAYSHEILKTITSENLKIFKRLVSQSQKQLPGRIADIIVYFAEKIYDSNQFSFPLTRMELAELAGTTKESLIRTLTEFKHDKIIELEGKHVNIKSYDIIKTLSRLG
- a CDS encoding STAS domain-containing protein, with the translated sequence MKTSKHVTITPYEEEGAEKAEMTIRKELTIYTILEIKDNFLEAIEKYNELDVHIKEVENIDLSFIQLIESLRKTAEAYGKTISVSAELTDETRDLVENTGFDPILQT
- a CDS encoding response regulator; this encodes MRRKEIMVVDDSETNLILLQAVLEDAGYHVVLMDDPIKAVEYIRYSQPDLILLDLLMPDLDGFDFLKRLSNGSDKLTTPVVVVTAYSNEEYYRKAKELGALEIIDKPVNIPSLLNTVNKIIN
- a CDS encoding response regulator yields the protein MGKNILVVDDSESIREVVSFTLENEGYNVKLGNDGTDALKHFNGDPIDLVITDLHMPEMDGIEFIKEVRKKEQYQRIPILFLTTESQASKKQEAKEAGATGWIVKPFVPAKLLAALKKVMR
- a CDS encoding response regulator, which codes for MTKKNFNLLIVDDIIMNRMLLKEITLEFASNVMEAENGERAIQIIRDQKVDLIFMDIEMPVMNGLETTRYIRNEMEHPSCEIPIVALTAYNPADFFADYKKEGFNELLTKPYSIQKV